The Culex quinquefasciatus strain JHB chromosome 2, VPISU_Cqui_1.0_pri_paternal, whole genome shotgun sequence genome contains the following window.
aatcaagatgatgatttttttagattccttttaacgatctttcgtgcgcgagagaggagagccatgctccttttggattttttctcttgatgaacgtccaaagattttcttttgatgatgattattccatcgctggtaaaaagtattttcgaaaatctgtgaaaaaaatctaacatttctttctttatcaatttaaattttgtggaaaatatgtttttctcagAGTCATCTAATTAGCCCTCATTTTCGAAACAATTggtttgattgttgttgttgatgttaaaaattcaaacttttgtgaaattgtctgctctTTTCTAGTAAacctaattttataattttagtaccAAGGGTAAAAAACTGCTTTTTTGTCACTTTCATATGTTTGGCTAGATTTTTCAGTTCGcatatagaaatatttttttcaggtatGCTTTCtatcataaagttttttttttaaattgcgagAATAATTAACAATCAAATAAACACTTTAAAATACTCATAACTTAAAAACaatacactttatcaaaaaaatgtgcagcgtttttttttcgattgcaaattgattTTGACCATCCAAACTCCAGCACAAAAGGTGCCTTTttcaacatatcaaaaaatagaccagaaatcgatttttaaagggTACTGCatctatttttcaaagtttgtgtcgccttttttgacgatttttttttaaaatccagAGTAATTTAACTtaagttctacgaaaaactttacttttcttgatttaatttttttcttgtttcatttttaggatgtattttaatttgcatttatcctgtttagtttatgtttgtttttggtagtatttggcctattctaccacttcctatcattacatttagcctttctagttttttcatgtttttacaatcacctttttatttttttgcttatttttcatattttctactATAAAAcgataccattatcatttaaattgttgaaaaaatgcataGTCTGGTATACTACATAAATTACTATTTTACATAATGTagaggaaaaaatatattttataaaacattggcaaagtcaaataaaacaagtcaccttataattttcttgaatttaaagagttcttctttccaatgctttttaacactggaacgcccaagcctcccaaaaaaggtggaacggtaacttcaattcgctggttctcgggcattactcaaccaatcgggacgattcttgtttccagtgatttgtaagaatgtctagatgatcctaaaattttgcagaacttgatttgaacaaatctgtattttttgcgaccgaaaacatcgttccacctttttttaaaacgactgcctccgtggaattttcggcgattttttttacacgcgaaaaaaaaagttggaacgatgttcttgatcgcaaaaattacagatttgatcaaattcagttctgcaaagttctagaatcatctagacatcctaacaaatcactggaaagaagaatcatcatgattggttgagttatgcccgagaaccagcgagttgaagttaccgtgccaacttttttggagccttgggcgttggaatgttaaagatcaaaaattggttgaaaaattggaaatggAATTCAAAATACAGTTGATTCACCAGTTATCGTTGTCTGCTTTCGCGATTTtacttcaattattttcaaacagCTTTCTCCGAATATTTCGTTCTATTACTTGAAGTGAAGACAAGTTAAATTTGTAATTGAATAATCGACAAAATATTGGGAAGTACAATCCTTCACTTTAAAATCCACGGGGTTTCTTTATAAATCATCGCAAACCCTCAAACCAGAAAGAGTAGATACCCTGTCCAACCGCCACTGCAGCAGTGCAACGCTGGCGTCGCGATTTTATGATGATGGCATCGATTCAGACCACAAAACAAGCCAGTGCCTCAACGTCTCGTGTGTACTGTTGCGACAGGGTCGAGATTGTTTCTGCCACGGTTTCCCACTTCCTGATGAGTAAATTCATCCGCATCACCCGTATAGTTACTGACTGAGAAATCATCTGGCTTCACTTTATGCTTGGGAAGTGTTTGATTTCATCGGATTTTCAGGGGTTAATAATAAGAATTACTCAATGCAAGATGTTTCTTGGGTGTAACAatttaatgtttcatttttaaacataatccAACGTATGactcaaacataacaaaaatctTCTGTGAACAATTAGTTTAGTCATGTAAAAAGATGCCTCCTCACGACTTTGTTTACATATCACCGGAGTGAGCTAATAGTCGTGCGTAATTCTTATTTCGTGTAAGCCTGGCTGATGCACTGATCGTGTAATCTTGTTTTCGATGCCAAATTACGGGCGGAAAAACGTGTGCGAACGCGCGCGATGTTTACAGTTCAGCAACGCATCATCATCGGCGTCGTCAGGCTAGCGTTTTTCGACCTTTCAGCAGTTTAATTGGATTAGGTAGTAGTTTGAAGTGAGTGTGACCGGTTCAGCGCAGTTGAGCGAGTGGGCGGAGGTGATTCCCAATTCGAGTTATTGTTCGGTATTTcatactgttgttgttgttgctgttgtttgaAATAAAGTATTATTGgggtttaaaaaatgtttgcaacggtcttagttatttttaaggcaatcaatcattcaaaattgactaaaatggggtcccagagttcaaattttatgttaaaaatttaaaaaaatcacgaaacatttttttcgtgattcgattagctGAAGtatcatacaaaccttcggataatcgaaactttagataatcgagtctggactgcataaaaaataaaatttctttaatttattttgtctttTATACAGTAAAttacatttcaaaattgaaattgaaaaaaatgtggatTTCATTTGATAACCAAAATGATCCgaattttcgagattttcaaattttatcgaTTTGTTTGACTAAAAGTATAAAGAtgtaaataacaagccatagtcttaacgtttgaatgaaaaaagtgttttaaaatgcagttcagttgttttgcaatgattagtttaaaaaaaatgtaagatttaataaaaacacatttttttgcgaaaaaaaaactgtttgcgGTACCATACatcggaaattttcaaaaaatcaaaagatttttcaataaatccaaacacacttaaaaattattctaaactcAGGGGATTGCatttaaaaaaggatttttgctggttgcacttaaatttgcattaaaatttttcaacatttgaatgaaaaaagttttttaaaatgctttgtaCAACTCTCCAGttcttttgcaatcattaatttccataaaatcgaagtattctaatctaatctaatctaatcagaccctagcgcagccaatctttcgaagggatcctggagagtgccttaggttagatgacgcctagcactcttcttgtcatttattaacatttgtagtgcgccattgcatcggaatgcattgaaacaacacaagcgttaaagcggccaggcctactgcgtaaagccgtatcgcagagatgactcgtaattgggttgagtttgagcactgagtgttcgaacaacaacacaattctgaatcgacaggggaggaagaagcgtggggacacaccaccatacgctccgagattttggttgtattcgttgggagcaccatgctaagaaggtttggtactccgggaccctatGCGATGGGACatttgtatttccacgaatgccctggacactatttgccgtggttatagcgccacaactcgctctaatttccataaaattgaagtattgacgaaaattatattttttttgcgaaaaaaaaagtttatgtgatcggaattccataaaaatttcaaatatgtttaatccagtccaaaaaaacttaatcatatttagctttttagcagaaaaatgtttttagattgttttcaattgattatacttctattttcattaacattttgaagtttaaaaaatatattgaaaggGGGGCGATTCGACCGTAGTAAAATTTTTACGAAGCCTTCGGATAGtcgagtttcaaatttaaaaaaatacaacatttattttaaattgaatatcaATATCTACAAATTAAATAGGGAAacttgataaataaaaaaaatacatgaattCTCATGTTAGGCCGTTGCCTCCTTCAAAATCGGCCCAAACAATCAggggtaaaaaaatatgttttcgaaaaacttccaatatttttttttcgaaaaacttcaaaagtttaataaaaaattaagtcttcccgaacaaacagaaataaatttggaataacattttttgatatttgaaattacTGGGCCactaacattttatgttatttataacaagtttcgTTATTCACTATTATGATTTTgctgttattggattgttattgttataccagactaataacattttgagttattcttcgaacaaatctttgttattctttgTTGTGATTTTCCCAACTACAGTTatagttatttttttccataacaaaaaatgttattcccaagttgttttggctttcaaccaatatcagactaataaccaattttgttatgataacataaactgttattaaacccttttgcaaaaatggatttttcaagaagattccataacactttctgttattttaacagtatttgttattgaaatggcatgcgTTTTGTTATTACCGCCTGCCCTGGTTTTCGacagaaaacaatttgaaatgcattttcctgcatttataatcgtatttagcatgtttgagtttatttacttttttaatattttaagtttcacaaaaaaaaaaacaacgtacGGTGTCGCAATTAGTTATTttcctaaaaactttttttcgtcaatttctagatatttttagatgattgcaaaacagctgGGCTGATGTGAAATGCCATTTAAATCGCCGTGgcttgaaatttcattttttttttttgcctttcttacaatagaaaggtttaaggtttgcttatTTTTAATTCCAGATTGACATTTCGGCAAGGATGGTCACGATtctgattttaagatttttcttaTGTGAACTGTTTGTTACTATAAACTTACAATTCTTTATCATTACGGTCATGTCTGTTACATACCCCCCTAAACCATACACAGTTTTTTATGCATTATCGTTATATTTACATGATAATTGACATAGGGCATAGGACCGTttgaattcgtgattttttaatCGCGTTTCATATCTGTTCGAAATTTTTATCCATACAATTGACTAACGTTTACTCAAATCAgcttaaattaagttcaattggTTCTTGTGAAACCCAACCTTCTTCGGGAAACCTCGGGGTGACTTCGTCAAGTGCCAATAAGTAGGTGAACGCCAGCCGGCAAAGGTTGGCGCTGGAAAAGGTGTTTTATTTAGTTGTCGCCTGTTCCAGACTTGGCTGCATGGCCATCGTCATCGTTGTTGCGGTCAATGAGTGCTATGGACAGTAGTTGCTAGAACTAAGGGAAGAGGAACGCGCTAACACTTGGCTGTAGATATATATTGGGCTAGATaccaggaaaataaaaaaaaaccggcGGCTGTGAAGAGGAAAAGTgttatgttttgtttataaTCGCATACTCGTCGTGGCGCCCCTAAAAATAGAGAGACGATTGGCTCTTCTTCTCGGTGGACCGACCCGATTACGTTTCTATCACGATGACCACGAGGACGAGGAAGAGGGTGTGTGAGGCATGCTAAGCCGGTTGTTGCGATAACACACACCGGTAATTGCATAAGTGTCGATGAGGAGAAACATGACGCCCGTTCGAAGGCAGGCTATTTTGAAGGTATTCCCGATGACCTTATCCGGTCCCGTGGCCGGTTTAGAGGAGCGAACACATGGCGTGACTGACCGACGTGGTGGCGTCTCTTTATGGGACAAGGACGCactgtttttgttttcgttggGAAACGCTGGCGGATGGCGTGCGTTAGTGGACCTTGGTTCAAGGACGCTCCCCCGGTTGATAGTTGGGGTGGTGACATGCAACGGGGTTTTTATTGATTAGGTGCCGACAGGCAGTCTTCATGACTCGTTAATCGCGGGATGCATTATTTATAGCCGTTACCTTTTTCAAAGCATGCATTCAGCactgtttttaaataaacttacaaGCTGGAAATGACTCCGAGTtaagtttgaaccttttttattgatttcacaTCTGTGATGTACTTACAACTAGAGCAAGAGATCATCAACCGAGTAACACCAGCAAAAGCCAGCGTTTCGATATCAGCGTTCGTGGTTTGTTGTGCGCTACCGCTGAGGTCATCTCTATTTTGTTTGCTTCCCGCGGCCACAGCTGTTGCTGGTTCTCTGTGATACCATGAGAATAAGGGGAGAGGGTCGGTCAGTTGGTGGATTAATGGGAGCTCCGCGCAACGCAGCGTCTTATCAAATTgcccatgaaattttaaaatggttttctttctttcttctcTCCCGATTACGACTCGTTCCAGATTAGTAGCACCTTCTCGACGCACAGTTGAACGGACAGGTGAATTCGCGAGTCTCGAGGCGCCAGCGCAGTTGGAGTTCAATGTTGACCTGGTGAACGCGTGAAACCGCCAACACCAGGatagcagcagcagaagcagaaTCGAAAGCGTGAGAGTTTGAAGAAACGACGACGAAACCGACCCAGCCGAGATGGGTGCGTTCCTGGAGAAACCGATGACGGCCAAGCACAACGAGCACGGCGAAGGAAACGGGCTGCGTTACGGCGTGGGTTCGATGCAGGGCTGGCGCTGCGAGATGGAGGACGCACACTACGCCAAAACCGGGCTCGGCGAAGCCCTCGAGGATTGGAACTACTTTGCGGTGTTTGACGGGCACGCCGGCCACAAGGTCGCGGACCATTGTGCCAAGAATCTGCTGCAGTCGATCATCCGGACACAGGAATTTAGCAATAACGATATTACGCGAGGTATTCACGCCGGCTTCCTCAAGCTGGACCAAACGATGCGGGACATTCCGGAGCTGGCATCCGGGGCGGACAAGTCCGGCACGACCGCGGTCTGTGTGTTCATCTCGACGCGGCACGTCTACATAGCCAACTGCGGTGACTCGCGGGCCGTCCTCTGTCGCAACGGTCAGCCGCTGTTCTCGACCCAGGACCACAAACCGATCCTGCCGGGCGAGAAGCAACGCATCCAGAACGCCGGCGGTTCCGTCATGATCCAGAGGGTGAACGGCAGCTTGGCCGTGTCGCGGGCACTCGGCGATTACGACTTTAAAAACTCCAAGGATTTGGGCCAGTGCGAGCAGCTGGTGTCGCCGGAGCCGGAAATCTTTTGCCAGGACCGGGACCCGGCCGACGAGTTTCTGGTGCTGGCCTGCGACGGCGTGTGGGACGTGATGAGCAATGCCAACCTTTGCCAGTTTGTGCACAGTCGGATGCTGATCTCGGACAACCTGGAGGACATTGCGAATCAGGTGAGCTTTGGTGTATAAACGTCCTCTTTGGATTCTAATATTAATTTCTGTCACAGAAaatcaaaccattttttttttcaaaatatcctcaATTGAATAGATTCTGTTGAATGAGTAGCATTTCTTATGcaggataatatttttttaaaggccaaATTGAATTGAGGAAAAACGCGATTTCGCCGCGTGATTCGTGAAATTTGCCCTTCGCCGTGAAATTTGGTAACTACCGAGAAAtgcagcaaaatttcaaaaaatctattgaTGAATTGCTCCCTTCTGTatttaaactttgattttttacaaTCTATGGAAATAATGCTCTTTCTTGACCCATTTCGATTATCGGCTTGTCAGCACTTTTATCATGACGacttacagctttcataaagaaaactgcaaaagtgatgagaatcggTCGAAAAGCTTATAGTGTGACGAAAAtttgtatatttcccctacatggTTTTGACTGGGATTTTGGGAGCAActgtataaaaaaatgcatggcaaattttgaactcatttttgaagatattgttcATTCATATATTTCACGAAATgcatgttttttaattttttagaattattgataacaatagtcgcttgtgtgctatcttatcATAAATCTGCTGTATAAAGATAGGACGTGTTACAAgttaggggtcgtgcataaaccacgtggtctccttagggggggggaggggtccAAAATCCGAtcgaaaaaaaccatgaaaagccatgggggggaggggggggggtcgacggctgaccacgtggcctttaaaaaaaatcttttcttaaaaaaaaacaaaaaaaatacgcgctttaaatttacttatacagcagttccatatgaaagttaaagaaaaaaaataaaagtgcttcgatttggctcaaaatttttctgggggttccttggccaaaataattagacccgtatttttttgtttggccattagggtggcctacgtcgtgttagggtggtccgaaaaatggccattttcgtcgatttccacaaaaccactttttcaaaaatcataacttcgctccattccaaccgattttagctgtctaggtgcaaatgaaagatgataagttggacttccaagaaaaataatgtggagtttcaaaatctagcctaacatttgaaaaa
Protein-coding sequences here:
- the LOC6036471 gene encoding protein phosphatase 1B, whose product is MGAFLEKPMTAKHNEHGEGNGLRYGVGSMQGWRCEMEDAHYAKTGLGEALEDWNYFAVFDGHAGHKVADHCAKNLLQSIIRTQEFSNNDITRGIHAGFLKLDQTMRDIPELASGADKSGTTAVCVFISTRHVYIANCGDSRAVLCRNGQPLFSTQDHKPILPGEKQRIQNAGGSVMIQRVNGSLAVSRALGDYDFKNSKDLGQCEQLVSPEPEIFCQDRDPADEFLVLACDGVWDVMSNANLCQFVHSRMLISDNLEDIANQVIDTCLHKGSRDNMSIIIIAFPGAPEPNEEAAKREEKLEATLRKRVDEIVTEMGTAVEYGLLLKRLSEEHIPDLPPGGGLDAKCSFVSKVFKELCPKLADSCEVGSY